The following are encoded together in the Primulina tabacum isolate GXHZ01 chromosome 18, ASM2559414v2, whole genome shotgun sequence genome:
- the LOC142533907 gene encoding uncharacterized protein LOC142533907 isoform X2 produces MEKQGSGSGSRELQCVGRLEIVRPKPAGFLCGSIPVTTNEFHDVSSVALVPSIHTVKAPRYQMIPTETDLNALPLLSSIPDRVLPIAAAQSRTSSDSQWQDEPIMSSLVRKGEALAVSGLVEYGDEIDVISPTDILKQIFKIPYSKARVSIAVHRVGQTLILNAGPDAEEGETLIRRHNRQPKCVDQSLFLNFAMHSVRMEACDCPPSHNSSSDENFRSSNYPDRYMSSDGSLQSLDHLAHGHASLESDGIRGKGYARNQDFKLDEKENLFWGKKKNKRHKDLDGANEVSEVKEKLRHPVQESEKYRRAGEDAFLRMLFLQFHNFRLLLGSDLLIFSNEKYAAVSLHLWDVSRKVTPLTWLEAWLDNFMASVPELAICYHQDGVVQGYELLKTDDIFLLKGVSDEGTPAFQPHVVQQNGLSVLRFLEENCKQDPGSYWLCKSAGEDVIQLFDLSVLPQTHGADRCHDSAGSLPSLLYRGRSDSILSLGTLLYRIAHRLSLSMSPDNRARCYSFFKKCLSFLDEPNHLVVRALAHEQFARLLLSYDEDLELTSDMFPVESEVTIANAEEESFVFINGLSATSVQNIVNSPAKEAEQPENALHLQNFVRENSAEISSTENIYSSDNQLVSGAGVADEKQSTLGNAEFVVSDISKSSDDVVETVSDPLSSKLAAIHHVSQAIKSLRWTRQLQTARPELNVENGFEDDLPSSMDFSVCACGDSDCIEVCDIREWLPTSKIDDKLLKLVLLLGESYLALGQAYKDAGQLCQALKVVELACLIYGSMPQDTRFISSMVCSSAMQPEIKGRSENMKSFMGDFCLTFDGLSSNYLFWSKAWTLVGDVFVEFYLMKGQETSRQAERKHSTKDLKMSSEVLKEVERLKKKMSQYNQNCSSCSLINCSCRSDRASSGSSASSSTRGRQSSGYGRKQGKISQGRSSPYLRVGKYGDDLQKVGQNNSFQSENLKHHKIDPRNETYRVLDGLQEMNLEAIGSERETGSMEKDNEGSMQKDCSSETSIKGEHAAKRGGIFKYLRGSIFGDVDSTLSVTLNCYEEAGKAMEGLPASSAELQSVVKKKGWVCNELGRIRLESKDLGKAETAFLKAIDAFRQVEDHINIILINCNLGHGRRSLAEDMISRIESLKKHARFRSAYLHALETTKLQYGEALRYYGAAKTELNTLAEKTCPVSASLKNEVSTQLAHTYLKLGMLLARENTVGEVHENCALEDCTSSSPVQTHIEHRKHEISANDAIREALSLYESLGDLRRQETAYAHFQLACYQRDCCLRFLELDQMNNLAKGENSVVQKVKQYASLAERNWQKSMDFYGPKTHPVMYLTILIDMSALSSSLSDYLHSTWMLDSALTRLLEGHHVSEEASPSLNDLNPEVCAKFWSQLQTLLKSMLATTRRTKTNNFPSNIQQSPSGKSSDAKKLSELYRMSLKSTDFRQLSIMQRLWTS; encoded by the exons ATGGAGAAACAAGGCTCGGGCTCGGGCTCACGGGAGCTGCAATGTGTTGGGAGACTGGAAATCGTGAGGCCCAAGCCCGCGGGCTTTCTGTGTGGATCCATACCTGTGACCACCAATGAGTTTCATGATGTCTCCTCGGTCGCCCTGGTTCCTTCTATCCATAC GGTAAAGGCTCCAAGGTATCAGATGATTCCTACAGAAACGGATTTGAATGCACTTCCTTTGCTTTCAAGTATTCCAGATAGAGTACTCCCGATTGCAGCTGCACAGTCAAGGACAAGCAGTG ATTCACAATGGCAAGATGAGCCAATCATGTCAAGTCTTGTGAGGAAAGGTGAAGCACTTGCCGTATCTGGTTTGGTGGAGTATGGGGATGAGATTGATGTAATCTCCCcaactgatattttaaaacaaatatttaagataCCATACTCCAAGGCACGAGTCTCAATAGCTGTTCACCGTGTTGGGCAGACACTTATCCTGAATGCTGG GCCTGATGCTGAAGAGGGAGAAACACTTATTCGAAGACATAATCGTCAGCCAAAATGTGTAGATCAGTCATTGTTTCTGAATTTTGCTATGCATTCAGTAAGAATGGAGGCTTGTGATTGCCCACCTAGTCACAATTCTTCGTCAGATGAGAATTTTAGATCATCTAATTATCCTGATCGATACATGTCAAGTGATGGCTCACTTCAATCTTTGGACCATCTGGCACATGGACATGCTTCCTTAGAGAGTGATGGCATTCGAGGAAAAGGCTATGCCCGTAATCAGGACTTCAAGTTGGATGAAAAGGAAAATTTGTTTTGGGGGAAGAAGAAGAATAAGAGGCATAAAGATCTTGATGGTGCCAATGAGGTCTCAGAAGTTAAAGAAAAGCTGAGGCACCCTGTGCAAGAATCTGAAAAGTACCGAAGAGCTGGTGAAGATGCATTCTTAAGGATGCTGTTTTTGCAGTTTCACAATTTCCGTTTGCTTCTCGGTAGTGACTTGCTCATTTTTAGTAACGAAAAATATGCTGCCGTGAGCTTGCACTTGTGGGATGTGTCAAGGAAG GTCACCCCATTAACCTGGCTTGAAGCTTGGCTTGACAACTTTATGGCCAGTGTTCCGGAATTGGCCATCTGCTATCATCAAGATGGTGTTGTTCAAGGTTATGAACTACTGAAAACGGatgatatttttcttcttaaggGTGTCTCTGACGAAGGAACTCCAGCTTTCCAGCCCCATGTCGTCCAACAGAATGGACTTTCTGTTTTGAGGTTTCTTGAGGAAAACTGCAAGCAAGATCCTGGTTCTTACTGG CTGTGTAAAAGCGCTGGAGAAGATGTCATCCAACTGTTTGATCTTTCTGTCCTTCCCCAAACCCATGGTGCTGATCGTTGTCATGATAGCGCTGGTTCTCTGCCATCTTTATTATACAGAGGCAGAAGTGATTCAATACTCTCATTGGGCACTCTACTGTACCGAATTGCACATAGACTTTCACTCTCAATG TCTCCAGATAACAGGGCGAGGTGCTAtagttttttcaaaaaatgtcTCAGTTTCCTGGATGAGCCAAATCATCTA GTTGTACGTGCACTGGCGCACGAACAATTTGCCAGGCTCCTCTTAAGTTATGATGAAGATTTGGAGTTGACATCAGATATGTTCCCAGTTGAGTCTGAAGTTACCATTGCCAACGCTGAAGAAGAGTCCTTTGTGTTTATAAATGGATTGTCTGCTACAAGTGTCCAAAATATTGTTAATTCCCCTGCTAAAGAAGCTGAACAACCTGAAAATGCACTGCATCTGCAAAATTTTGTAAGAGAAAATTCAGCTGAGATATCATCCACTGAAAACATATATTCATCTGACAACCAATTAGTATCGGGTGCAGGAGTGGCAGATGAGAAACAGTCCACTCTTGGTAACGCTGAATTTGTGGTCTCTGATATTTCTAAATCCTCGGATGATGTGGTGGAGACTGTTTCTGATCCATTATCCTCCAAACTGGCTGCAATACATCATGTCTCTCAAGCCATCAAATCTCTCCGATGGACTCGTCAACTACAAACTGCCAGACCTGAGCTAAATGTTGAAAATGGATTTGAGGATGATCTACCTTCGTCAATGGACTTTTCTGTTTGTGCCTGTGGGGACTCTGACTGTATTGAAGTTTGTGACATTCGTGAGTGGCTCCCTACATCAAAAATAGATGATAAACTGTTAAAACTTGTCCTATTGCTTGGAGAATCCTATTTGGCCCTCGGCCAGGCTTATAAGGATGCTGGCCAGCTGTGTCAAGCCTTGAAGGTTGTAGAATTGGCTTGTTTAATTTATGGATCAATGCCTCAAGACACAAGATTTATCTCTTCCATGGTTTGTAGCTCGGCAATGCAGCCAGAAATTAAAGGTAGAAGTGAAAATATGAAGTCTTTCATGGGTGACTTTTGTTTGACCTTTGATGGCTTATCTTCTAATTACCTGTTCTGGTCCAAGGCTTGGACTCTTGTTGGGGATGTGTTTGTCGAGTTTTACTTGATGAAAGGACAAGAAACCTCAAGGCAGGCAGAAAGAAAACACAGCACCAAGGACTTGAAAATGTCATCCGAAGTATTAAAAGAGGTTGAAAGGCTGAAGAAGAAAATGagtcaatataatcagaattgtAGTTCATGTTCTTTGATAAATTGCAGCTGCCGGAGTGATAGGGCCAGTAGTGGGAGCAGTGCTAGCAGCAGCACCAGAGGTAGACAATCGTCGGGTTATGGCAGAAAGCAGGGTAAAATATCACAGGGCAGAAGCAGCCCCTATTTACGAGTTGGCAAATATGGTGATGATCTTCAGAAAGTGGGCCAGAACAACTCTTTTCAAAGTGAAAATTTGAAGCACCACAAAATTGATCCAAGGAATGAAACATATAGGGTTTTGGATGGTTTGCAGGAAATGAACTTGGAAGCAATCGGATCTGAAAGAGAAACGGGTTCTATGGAGAAGGATAATGAAGGGTCCATGCAAAAAGATTGTTCTTCGGAGACCTCCATTAAAGGAGAGCATGCTGCAAAACGTGGTGGTATATTTAAATACCTGAGGGGTTCAATATTTGGAGATGTAGATTCTACTCTCTCTGTTACCCTGAACTGCTATGAAGAAGCTGGAAAAGCTATGGAAGGACTTCCTGCAAGTTCAGCTGAACTACAATCTGTAGTTAAAAAGAAAGGATGGGTGTGCAATGAGCTCGGACGAATCAGGCTAGAAAGTAAAGATCTGGGCAAAGCTGAAACTGCTTTTCTCAAAGCAATTGATGCGTTTAGACAAGTTGAGgaccacatcaatatcattttgatcaacTGCAATTTAGGCCATGGGCGCCGCTCGTTAGCAGAAGATATGATATCAAGGATTGAAAGTCTCAAGAAACACGCTAGATTCCGAAGTGCATATTTGCATGCCCTTGAGACCACCAAATTACAATACGGTGAAGCACTAAGGTATTATGGTGCCGCAAAAACAGAACTAAATACACTTGCTGAAAAAACATGTCCTGTCTCCGCCAGTTTGAAGAATGAAGTGAGCACGCAGCTTGCCCATACATACCTGAAGCTTGGCATGCTATTGGCCAGAGAAAATACTGTTGGTGAGGTTCATGAAAATTGTGCGCTAGAAGATTGCACTAGTTCTTCACCGGTGCAAACTCATATAGAGCATAGGAAACATGAAATATCAGCAAATGATGCAATCAGGGAAGCTTTGTCGCTATACGAGTCGCTGGGTGACTTGCGAAGGCAGGAGACTGCGTATGCTCACTTTCAACTTGCTTGTTATCAACGAGATTGTTGCTTGAGGTTTTTAGAGTTAGATCAAATGAACAATTTGGCAAAAGGTGAAAACAGTGTGGTTCAAAAGGTAAAGCAGTATGCTTCCCTGGCCGAAAGGAATTGGCAAAAGTCCATGGATTTCTATGGGCCAAAAACACACCCTGTGATGTATCTGACTATTCTTATTGATATGTCAGCTTTGTCTTCAAGCCTCTCAGATTACCTTCACTCTACTTGG ATGCTCGACTCTGCTCTAACTCGGCTGCTTGAAGGGCACCATGTATCTGAAGAAGCATCACCATCACTAAACGACCTAAATCCCGAGGTCTGTGCTAAATTTTGGAGTCAGCTGCAAACGTTGTTGAAGAGTATGTTAGCCACAACACGGCGCACAAAAACAAACAATTTTCCATCCAACATCCAGCAATCTCCATCTGGTAAATCTTCAGATGCTAAAAAGCTCTCTGAGCTATATAGGATGTCACTGAAGTCCACTGATTTTCGGCAGTTGTCAATCATGCAGAGGTTGTGGACATCATAA
- the LOC142533907 gene encoding uncharacterized protein LOC142533907 isoform X1, producing the protein MEKQGSGSGSRELQCVGRLEIVRPKPAGFLCGSIPVTTNEFHDVSSVALVPSIHTVKAPRYQMIPTETDLNALPLLSSIPDRVLPIAAAQSRTSSDSQWQDEPIMSSLVRKGEALAVSGLVEYGDEIDVISPTDILKQIFKIPYSKARVSIAVHRVGQTLILNAGPDAEEGETLIRRHNRQPKCVDQSLFLNFAMHSVRMEACDCPPSHNSSSDENFRSSNYPDRYMSSDGSLQSLDHLAHGHASLESDGIRGKGYARNQDFKLDEKENLFWGKKKNKRHKDLDGANEVSEVKEKLRHPVQESEKYRRAGEDAFLRMLFLQFHNFRLLLGSDLLIFSNEKYAAVSLHLWDVSRKVTPLTWLEAWLDNFMASVPELAICYHQDGVVQGYELLKTDDIFLLKGVSDEGTPAFQPHVVQQNGLSVLRFLEENCKQDPGSYWLCKSAGEDVIQLFDLSVLPQTHGADRCHDSAGSLPSLLYRGRSDSILSLGTLLYRIAHRLSLSMQSPDNRARCYSFFKKCLSFLDEPNHLVVRALAHEQFARLLLSYDEDLELTSDMFPVESEVTIANAEEESFVFINGLSATSVQNIVNSPAKEAEQPENALHLQNFVRENSAEISSTENIYSSDNQLVSGAGVADEKQSTLGNAEFVVSDISKSSDDVVETVSDPLSSKLAAIHHVSQAIKSLRWTRQLQTARPELNVENGFEDDLPSSMDFSVCACGDSDCIEVCDIREWLPTSKIDDKLLKLVLLLGESYLALGQAYKDAGQLCQALKVVELACLIYGSMPQDTRFISSMVCSSAMQPEIKGRSENMKSFMGDFCLTFDGLSSNYLFWSKAWTLVGDVFVEFYLMKGQETSRQAERKHSTKDLKMSSEVLKEVERLKKKMSQYNQNCSSCSLINCSCRSDRASSGSSASSSTRGRQSSGYGRKQGKISQGRSSPYLRVGKYGDDLQKVGQNNSFQSENLKHHKIDPRNETYRVLDGLQEMNLEAIGSERETGSMEKDNEGSMQKDCSSETSIKGEHAAKRGGIFKYLRGSIFGDVDSTLSVTLNCYEEAGKAMEGLPASSAELQSVVKKKGWVCNELGRIRLESKDLGKAETAFLKAIDAFRQVEDHINIILINCNLGHGRRSLAEDMISRIESLKKHARFRSAYLHALETTKLQYGEALRYYGAAKTELNTLAEKTCPVSASLKNEVSTQLAHTYLKLGMLLARENTVGEVHENCALEDCTSSSPVQTHIEHRKHEISANDAIREALSLYESLGDLRRQETAYAHFQLACYQRDCCLRFLELDQMNNLAKGENSVVQKVKQYASLAERNWQKSMDFYGPKTHPVMYLTILIDMSALSSSLSDYLHSTWMLDSALTRLLEGHHVSEEASPSLNDLNPEVCAKFWSQLQTLLKSMLATTRRTKTNNFPSNIQQSPSGKSSDAKKLSELYRMSLKSTDFRQLSIMQRLWTS; encoded by the exons ATGGAGAAACAAGGCTCGGGCTCGGGCTCACGGGAGCTGCAATGTGTTGGGAGACTGGAAATCGTGAGGCCCAAGCCCGCGGGCTTTCTGTGTGGATCCATACCTGTGACCACCAATGAGTTTCATGATGTCTCCTCGGTCGCCCTGGTTCCTTCTATCCATAC GGTAAAGGCTCCAAGGTATCAGATGATTCCTACAGAAACGGATTTGAATGCACTTCCTTTGCTTTCAAGTATTCCAGATAGAGTACTCCCGATTGCAGCTGCACAGTCAAGGACAAGCAGTG ATTCACAATGGCAAGATGAGCCAATCATGTCAAGTCTTGTGAGGAAAGGTGAAGCACTTGCCGTATCTGGTTTGGTGGAGTATGGGGATGAGATTGATGTAATCTCCCcaactgatattttaaaacaaatatttaagataCCATACTCCAAGGCACGAGTCTCAATAGCTGTTCACCGTGTTGGGCAGACACTTATCCTGAATGCTGG GCCTGATGCTGAAGAGGGAGAAACACTTATTCGAAGACATAATCGTCAGCCAAAATGTGTAGATCAGTCATTGTTTCTGAATTTTGCTATGCATTCAGTAAGAATGGAGGCTTGTGATTGCCCACCTAGTCACAATTCTTCGTCAGATGAGAATTTTAGATCATCTAATTATCCTGATCGATACATGTCAAGTGATGGCTCACTTCAATCTTTGGACCATCTGGCACATGGACATGCTTCCTTAGAGAGTGATGGCATTCGAGGAAAAGGCTATGCCCGTAATCAGGACTTCAAGTTGGATGAAAAGGAAAATTTGTTTTGGGGGAAGAAGAAGAATAAGAGGCATAAAGATCTTGATGGTGCCAATGAGGTCTCAGAAGTTAAAGAAAAGCTGAGGCACCCTGTGCAAGAATCTGAAAAGTACCGAAGAGCTGGTGAAGATGCATTCTTAAGGATGCTGTTTTTGCAGTTTCACAATTTCCGTTTGCTTCTCGGTAGTGACTTGCTCATTTTTAGTAACGAAAAATATGCTGCCGTGAGCTTGCACTTGTGGGATGTGTCAAGGAAG GTCACCCCATTAACCTGGCTTGAAGCTTGGCTTGACAACTTTATGGCCAGTGTTCCGGAATTGGCCATCTGCTATCATCAAGATGGTGTTGTTCAAGGTTATGAACTACTGAAAACGGatgatatttttcttcttaaggGTGTCTCTGACGAAGGAACTCCAGCTTTCCAGCCCCATGTCGTCCAACAGAATGGACTTTCTGTTTTGAGGTTTCTTGAGGAAAACTGCAAGCAAGATCCTGGTTCTTACTGG CTGTGTAAAAGCGCTGGAGAAGATGTCATCCAACTGTTTGATCTTTCTGTCCTTCCCCAAACCCATGGTGCTGATCGTTGTCATGATAGCGCTGGTTCTCTGCCATCTTTATTATACAGAGGCAGAAGTGATTCAATACTCTCATTGGGCACTCTACTGTACCGAATTGCACATAGACTTTCACTCTCAATG cAGTCTCCAGATAACAGGGCGAGGTGCTAtagttttttcaaaaaatgtcTCAGTTTCCTGGATGAGCCAAATCATCTA GTTGTACGTGCACTGGCGCACGAACAATTTGCCAGGCTCCTCTTAAGTTATGATGAAGATTTGGAGTTGACATCAGATATGTTCCCAGTTGAGTCTGAAGTTACCATTGCCAACGCTGAAGAAGAGTCCTTTGTGTTTATAAATGGATTGTCTGCTACAAGTGTCCAAAATATTGTTAATTCCCCTGCTAAAGAAGCTGAACAACCTGAAAATGCACTGCATCTGCAAAATTTTGTAAGAGAAAATTCAGCTGAGATATCATCCACTGAAAACATATATTCATCTGACAACCAATTAGTATCGGGTGCAGGAGTGGCAGATGAGAAACAGTCCACTCTTGGTAACGCTGAATTTGTGGTCTCTGATATTTCTAAATCCTCGGATGATGTGGTGGAGACTGTTTCTGATCCATTATCCTCCAAACTGGCTGCAATACATCATGTCTCTCAAGCCATCAAATCTCTCCGATGGACTCGTCAACTACAAACTGCCAGACCTGAGCTAAATGTTGAAAATGGATTTGAGGATGATCTACCTTCGTCAATGGACTTTTCTGTTTGTGCCTGTGGGGACTCTGACTGTATTGAAGTTTGTGACATTCGTGAGTGGCTCCCTACATCAAAAATAGATGATAAACTGTTAAAACTTGTCCTATTGCTTGGAGAATCCTATTTGGCCCTCGGCCAGGCTTATAAGGATGCTGGCCAGCTGTGTCAAGCCTTGAAGGTTGTAGAATTGGCTTGTTTAATTTATGGATCAATGCCTCAAGACACAAGATTTATCTCTTCCATGGTTTGTAGCTCGGCAATGCAGCCAGAAATTAAAGGTAGAAGTGAAAATATGAAGTCTTTCATGGGTGACTTTTGTTTGACCTTTGATGGCTTATCTTCTAATTACCTGTTCTGGTCCAAGGCTTGGACTCTTGTTGGGGATGTGTTTGTCGAGTTTTACTTGATGAAAGGACAAGAAACCTCAAGGCAGGCAGAAAGAAAACACAGCACCAAGGACTTGAAAATGTCATCCGAAGTATTAAAAGAGGTTGAAAGGCTGAAGAAGAAAATGagtcaatataatcagaattgtAGTTCATGTTCTTTGATAAATTGCAGCTGCCGGAGTGATAGGGCCAGTAGTGGGAGCAGTGCTAGCAGCAGCACCAGAGGTAGACAATCGTCGGGTTATGGCAGAAAGCAGGGTAAAATATCACAGGGCAGAAGCAGCCCCTATTTACGAGTTGGCAAATATGGTGATGATCTTCAGAAAGTGGGCCAGAACAACTCTTTTCAAAGTGAAAATTTGAAGCACCACAAAATTGATCCAAGGAATGAAACATATAGGGTTTTGGATGGTTTGCAGGAAATGAACTTGGAAGCAATCGGATCTGAAAGAGAAACGGGTTCTATGGAGAAGGATAATGAAGGGTCCATGCAAAAAGATTGTTCTTCGGAGACCTCCATTAAAGGAGAGCATGCTGCAAAACGTGGTGGTATATTTAAATACCTGAGGGGTTCAATATTTGGAGATGTAGATTCTACTCTCTCTGTTACCCTGAACTGCTATGAAGAAGCTGGAAAAGCTATGGAAGGACTTCCTGCAAGTTCAGCTGAACTACAATCTGTAGTTAAAAAGAAAGGATGGGTGTGCAATGAGCTCGGACGAATCAGGCTAGAAAGTAAAGATCTGGGCAAAGCTGAAACTGCTTTTCTCAAAGCAATTGATGCGTTTAGACAAGTTGAGgaccacatcaatatcattttgatcaacTGCAATTTAGGCCATGGGCGCCGCTCGTTAGCAGAAGATATGATATCAAGGATTGAAAGTCTCAAGAAACACGCTAGATTCCGAAGTGCATATTTGCATGCCCTTGAGACCACCAAATTACAATACGGTGAAGCACTAAGGTATTATGGTGCCGCAAAAACAGAACTAAATACACTTGCTGAAAAAACATGTCCTGTCTCCGCCAGTTTGAAGAATGAAGTGAGCACGCAGCTTGCCCATACATACCTGAAGCTTGGCATGCTATTGGCCAGAGAAAATACTGTTGGTGAGGTTCATGAAAATTGTGCGCTAGAAGATTGCACTAGTTCTTCACCGGTGCAAACTCATATAGAGCATAGGAAACATGAAATATCAGCAAATGATGCAATCAGGGAAGCTTTGTCGCTATACGAGTCGCTGGGTGACTTGCGAAGGCAGGAGACTGCGTATGCTCACTTTCAACTTGCTTGTTATCAACGAGATTGTTGCTTGAGGTTTTTAGAGTTAGATCAAATGAACAATTTGGCAAAAGGTGAAAACAGTGTGGTTCAAAAGGTAAAGCAGTATGCTTCCCTGGCCGAAAGGAATTGGCAAAAGTCCATGGATTTCTATGGGCCAAAAACACACCCTGTGATGTATCTGACTATTCTTATTGATATGTCAGCTTTGTCTTCAAGCCTCTCAGATTACCTTCACTCTACTTGG ATGCTCGACTCTGCTCTAACTCGGCTGCTTGAAGGGCACCATGTATCTGAAGAAGCATCACCATCACTAAACGACCTAAATCCCGAGGTCTGTGCTAAATTTTGGAGTCAGCTGCAAACGTTGTTGAAGAGTATGTTAGCCACAACACGGCGCACAAAAACAAACAATTTTCCATCCAACATCCAGCAATCTCCATCTGGTAAATCTTCAGATGCTAAAAAGCTCTCTGAGCTATATAGGATGTCACTGAAGTCCACTGATTTTCGGCAGTTGTCAATCATGCAGAGGTTGTGGACATCATAA